One genomic window of Caenorhabditis elegans chromosome I includes the following:
- the kin-32 gene encoding Inactive tyrosine-protein kinase kin-32 (Confirmed by transcript evidence): MLRITQLPHIYARHLPIGVCDEIKLEMRMRFMPQSVYELQATDSSAFVYLHEQVVDEFFSHVAWRSSVEVALEVAALKVCRDFAEHQHNKGADHHLEDLDIEACIQSLIPNVLHNPGFKHSHLKKTFTAYIKKFSATSPNESIIRSLALLLEVVKFDVELFKASLGAGWTKPVELVVGPHTGLSYRLNERCDSSRLLELRTIAEITIRKMENGSEKTLMQLNLSGAAKPVLITLSTEELSQSLAHLLDGYQMLYNQRDSVFKLKGIERCETLTMHEATIRPKTPNNIDSNIRLRRELITLKELIGGGQFGNVYKAVYHDLEKDERIAVAVKVCKTDAEPADTQLILQESSLMRNFRHSNIIQLIGVCVDQPMWLVLELAPKGELREYLQQEKDWLPLRILTLFCSQICDSLVYLHSTRFVHRDIAARNILVCSPQCVKLADFGLSRALDYDAVYTASRGKLPIKWLAPESVNYRQFSMASDVWMFGVCMWEIFSLGVKPWAGVTNSDVIMHIEQGSRPPCPEKCPTALYNFIRSKMWAIEPHKRPTVDQIYAIIEDVRQQIIQNIPPEQIIVGKPMTAAGVIVAEMSSLPGLTLYRTMEDQKRQAEEDAKWLEQEDDEDEDDQDIDQIPSTSHSSVENIRTSNGYLHHTPTSTRSLRFEDKTSRGLRRSVDGVCDAVTKLQNSFNNLTHNDDFLHSVKEVTSQLREMLIVASGMRDRVTTTTQRTDVDMTKTLIANDMKQMSRVMGKLQVNGHQATYNTLRRDVVRICGELAVNCTTLQLQLTQPPLENEFSSLLSNC, encoded by the exons ATGCTTCGAATTACACAATTACCTCATATTTATGCAAGACATTTGCCAATTGGAGTTTGCGATGAAATTAA ACTAGAGATGAGAATGCGATTTATGCCACAATCAGTATACGAGCTTCAAGCGACCGACAGTTCTGCATTTGTGTATCTGCATGAACAAGTCGTTGATGAATTCTTTTCTCACGTTGCCTGGAGATCATCTGTGGAAGTTGCACTGGAAGTTGCCGCACTGAAAGTTTGCAGGGATTTTGCAGAACATCAGCACAA caaagGCGCTGACCATCATCTAGAAGATCTTGATATCGAGGCTTGCATTCAGTCACTCATTCCAAACGTTTTGCATAATCCGGGTTTCaaa cataGTCATCTCAAAAAGACATTCACTGCATATATCAAAAAGTTCTCAGCGACTTCGCCAAATGAATCAATCATCCGAAGCTTGGCACTTTTACTTGAAGTCGTTAAATTTGATGTGGAGCTATTCAAAGCAAGTCTTGGAGCAGGGTGGACAAAACCCGTGGAGCTGGTTGTTGGACCACACACAGGACTTTCATACAGGCTTAATGAACGATGTGAT AGCTCCCGACTGTTGGAACTCCGGACGATAGCAGAAATcacaattagaaaaatggaGAATGGTTCCGAAAAAACACTGATGCAGTTGAATCTCTCTGGAGCTGCAAAACCAGTTCTTATTACTCTGTCAACTGAAGAACTTTCTCAATCATTGGCACATTTGCTAGATGGATATCAAATGTTGTATAATCAAAGGGATAGTGTGTTCAAGTTAAAAGGAATTGAAAGATGTGAAACTTTAACAATGCACGAAGCAACGATTCGACCGAAAACTCCAAATAATATTGATAGTAATATACGTCTTCGAAGAGAATTAATAACACTGAAAGAACTCATTGGAGGTGGACAATTTGGAAATGTATACAAAGCAGTTTATCATGATTTGGAGAAAGATGAACGGATAGCTGTGGCGGTAAAAGTTTGTAAAACTGACGCCGAACCTGCAGATACTCAACTCATCCTTCAAGAGTCAAGTTTAATGAGAAACTTTCGACATTCAAATATCATTCAACTGATTGGAGTTTGTGTCGATCAACCCATGTGGCTTGTCTTAGAGTTGGCGCCGAAAGGAGAACTTCGAGAGTATTTACAACAAGAAAAAGATTGGCTTCCACTTCGGATATTGACATTATTTTGTTCTCAAATCTGTGATTCCTTAGTCTACCTACATTCAACTAGATTTGTACATCGAGACATTGCAGCTAGAAATATTCTCGTATGTTCTCCCCAATGTGTAAAACTGGCAGATTTTGGACTTTCCCGAGCGTTAGACTATGATGCAGTGTACACTGCTTCACGAGGCAAGCTACCAATAAAATGGCTGGCACCTGAATCAGTCAACTATCGACAGTTTAGCATGGCTTCTGATGTTTGGATGTTTGGAGTATGCATGTGGGAGATCTTCTCACTCGGAGTGAAACCGTGGGCAGGAGTTACAAATAGTGACGTCATAATGCACATTGAGCAGGGATCTCGACCACCATGTCCGGAAAAGTGTCCAACTGCGTTGTACAATTTCATTCGTTCCAAGATGTGGGCAATTGAACCTCATAAGCGGCCAACTGTTGATCAGATTTACGCG ataATAGAAGATGTTAGAcaacaaattattcaaaatattccacCCGAGCAGATCATTGTAGGAAAACCTATGACG GCAGCCGGTGTAATTGTAGCCGAAATGTCAAGCCTTCCGGGGTTAACACTGTATCGAACAATGGAAGACCAGAAGCGACAAGCAGAGGAAGATGCGAAATGGTTGGAACAAGaggatgatgaagatgaagatgatcAAGATATTGATCAAATACCATCAACATCTCATTCATCCGTGGAGAATATTCGAACTTCCAACGGCTACCTGCATCACACGCCAACATCAACAAGATCACTAAGGTTTGAG GATAAGACGTCTCGCGGACTGCGTCGTAGCGTTGATGGAGTGTGTGACGCAGTCACCAAACTTCAAAACTCATTCAACAATCTGACACATAACGACGACTTCCTGCATTCTGTCAAAGAAGTGACATCTCAACTTCGTGAGATGTTGATTGTCGCTTCTGGAATGCGTGATCGTGTCACGACGACCACACAGAGAACTGACGTTGACATGACGAAAACTTTGATTGCAAATGATATGAAACAAATGAGTCGGGTTATGGGGAAGTTACAGGTTAATGGACATCAGGCG